The following are encoded together in the Lagopus muta isolate bLagMut1 chromosome 7, bLagMut1 primary, whole genome shotgun sequence genome:
- the CLDN12 gene encoding claudin-12: MGCRDVHAATVLAFLSGTASVAGLLAAVLLPNWRQMRLYTYNKNERNVTIYTGLWIKCARFDGSRDCVIYDPQWYTAVDQLDLRVLQFALPLSMFTAVSALFLCMIGMCNTAFVSSVPNVKLAKCLVNSAGCHLVAGLLFLLACAICLTPSIWVIFYNNYLNRKYEPVFSFDISVFIAIASAGGLFFTSVLLFLWYCACKSLPSPFWQPLYSHAPSMHSYASQPYSARSRLSAMEIDIPVVTHTS, translated from the coding sequence atgggctgcagggatgTTCATGCAGCAACAGTGCTGGCCTTCCTCAGTGGGACAGCATCAGTGGCCGGACTCcttgcagcagttctgcttccAAACTGGAGGCAAATGAGACTGTACACATACAACAAGAACGAGAGGAATGTGACCATTTACACTGGACTCTGGATCAAGTGTGCTCGCTTTGATGGGAGCAGAGACTGTGTGATATATGACCCGCAGTGGTACACGGCGGTTGATCAGCTGGATTTGCGCGTTCTTCAGTTTGCCCTTCCACTGAGTATGTTCACTGCTGTCTCAGCTCTGTTTCTCTGCATGATTGGCATGTGTAACACAGCCTTTGTATCAAGCGTGCCAAACGTCAAATTGGCGAAATGCCTTGTGAACAGTGCGGGCTGCCACCTCGTGGCCGGCCTCTTGTTCCTCCTCGCATGTGCAATTTGTCTCACTCCGTCAATCTGGGTCATTTTTTACAACAACTATCTGAACAGAAAATACGAGCCTGTCTTTAGCTTTGACATCTCTGTATTTATCGCCATTGCCAGTGCTGGTGgtctgtttttcacttctgttcttttatttctgtggtattGTGCATGTAAGAGCCTGCCTTCTCCCTTCTGGCAGCCCCTCTATTCACATGCCCCCAGCATGCACAGCTATGCCTCTCAGCCATATTCTGCACGCTCTCGCCTCTCTGCCATGGAAATTGACATTCCTGTTGTGACACACACATCTTAA